In Halorhabdus tiamatea SARL4B, a genomic segment contains:
- a CDS encoding DUF7269 family protein — protein sequence MSGLGSLLDTVGRFRPENPERVGVGVVLVGGIAAVLTLLVGSFVAVSGTLLGVLHFLAVLLPLIGTTLVLVTAWWGLKGAVTGETRPDPLVDGEPPERGSIRSVRDVSAGNPIDQAATDRYRCQRDEAATDVRGRLRDGAIRTLVTSSGLGRAAARDAIRTGEWTDDPVAAAFLSPTVALPPAERLRGAIDPGAAYTRRVRRTLTAIEAFGAATPAGSEQTPSGPERSAETAGTTAESGTDSTNAAVQEGAR from the coding sequence ATGAGCGGTCTCGGGTCGCTACTCGACACGGTGGGCCGCTTTCGTCCCGAGAACCCGGAGCGCGTCGGCGTCGGCGTCGTCCTCGTCGGTGGGATTGCGGCCGTCCTGACGCTGCTCGTCGGGAGTTTCGTCGCTGTCTCGGGGACGTTGCTGGGCGTGTTACACTTCCTGGCAGTGTTGTTGCCGCTGATCGGGACGACCCTCGTTCTGGTGACGGCCTGGTGGGGGCTGAAAGGAGCGGTGACTGGGGAAACCCGACCCGACCCGCTGGTAGACGGTGAGCCGCCGGAACGTGGCAGCATTCGGTCGGTTCGAGACGTCTCCGCCGGGAATCCGATCGATCAGGCGGCGACCGACCGGTATCGCTGTCAGCGCGACGAGGCCGCGACGGACGTCCGGGGCCGATTGCGCGACGGGGCGATCCGGACGCTAGTCACGAGCAGCGGCCTCGGGCGGGCAGCCGCTCGGGACGCGATCCGGACGGGCGAGTGGACCGACGACCCTGTTGCGGCCGCATTTCTCTCGCCGACAGTCGCTCTGCCTCCCGCCGAACGACTCCGCGGCGCGATCGACCCGGGTGCAGCGTACACCCGCCGGGTTCGACGGACGCTCACGGCGATCGAGGCGTTCGGCGCGGCGACGCCAGCCGGATCAGAGCAGACACCGTCCGGCCCAGAGCGGTCCGCCGAGACGGCGGGGACCACGGCGGAGAGCGGCACAGACAGCACGAATGCAGCCGTTCAGGAGGGGGCGCGATGA
- a CDS encoding DUF58 domain-containing protein → MTGRTVDRVGRSESAFAATLLVAGIGFVAGSPFLIVAATVPLWYAAASVIGTREDAEIRAHREMVRNGDGCDSDGTATREEPLTGDPGDVVAVRTTVENVGSEPIVDLRAVDGVPTELPVVEGTPRACVSLDAGETVTLEYDLELQRGEHTFGPVTARTLDLTGSVVETWDVAATGADALSCEPPIESVPLRDGANDFAGTVPTDDGGSGVEFYAVRDYEPGDAVGSIDWRRYARTRELTTVEYRAERATRIVCLVDARRNQFRGASRDRLAAAELSVDAAERTVDTLVEAGHPTGVVAVADDDHAAVPPGTDSGTREAAATLLESARASERLTNGRFWHFGVSTDPFGEIEPSLPGEAQLYLFSSFVDDRPVELVERLRTRGYTVRVVSPDPIDDDSLENRFEALVRRTRLARARSAGARVVDWGRTRPLGVVLQNAISGVRTR, encoded by the coding sequence ATGACCGGGCGCACGGTCGATCGGGTCGGGCGCTCCGAGTCGGCGTTCGCGGCGACGCTACTCGTCGCCGGCATCGGATTCGTCGCCGGGAGTCCATTCCTGATCGTCGCCGCGACGGTCCCGCTTTGGTATGCCGCCGCGAGCGTCATCGGCACCCGGGAAGACGCGGAAATTCGCGCCCACCGTGAGATGGTCCGCAATGGCGACGGTTGCGATAGCGACGGGACGGCGACACGCGAGGAGCCGCTCACCGGTGATCCGGGTGACGTCGTTGCCGTCCGGACGACCGTCGAGAACGTCGGCTCGGAGCCGATCGTCGACCTCCGGGCCGTCGACGGCGTCCCGACGGAACTCCCGGTCGTCGAGGGGACCCCCCGGGCCTGCGTGAGTCTCGACGCCGGCGAGACCGTGACCCTCGAGTACGACCTGGAACTCCAGCGCGGCGAGCACACCTTCGGTCCGGTGACCGCGCGGACGCTGGACCTCACCGGGAGCGTCGTCGAGACCTGGGACGTCGCGGCGACCGGCGCGGACGCACTCAGTTGTGAGCCGCCCATCGAGTCGGTGCCGCTGCGTGATGGGGCGAACGACTTCGCCGGCACGGTGCCGACCGACGACGGGGGCAGCGGCGTCGAGTTCTACGCCGTGCGAGACTACGAGCCGGGCGACGCCGTCGGCTCGATCGACTGGCGTCGCTACGCGCGGACGAGAGAGTTGACGACCGTCGAGTATCGCGCCGAGCGGGCGACCCGGATCGTCTGTCTCGTCGACGCACGGCGCAACCAGTTCCGCGGGGCGTCCCGGGACCGACTCGCCGCGGCCGAACTGTCAGTCGACGCCGCCGAACGAACTGTCGACACCCTCGTCGAGGCTGGCCACCCGACCGGGGTCGTCGCCGTCGCCGACGACGACCACGCCGCCGTCCCGCCGGGAACCGACTCGGGGACCCGGGAAGCCGCCGCGACGTTGCTCGAGTCGGCACGAGCGAGCGAGCGCCTCACCAACGGACGCTTCTGGCACTTCGGCGTCTCCACGGACCCGTTCGGGGAGATCGAACCCTCCCTTCCCGGTGAAGCACAGCTCTATCTGTTCTCGTCGTTCGTCGACGACAGGCCGGTCGAACTGGTCGAGCGCCTCCGGACCCGGGGATACACCGTTCGCGTCGTCTCGCCGGACCCGATCGACGACGACAGCCTCGAGAACCGGTTCGAGGCTCTCGTCCGCCGGACCCGCCTCGCCCGTGCCCGGTCTGCGGGGGCCCGCGTCGTCGACTGGGGCCGGACGCGACCGCTCGGAGTCGTCCTGCAGAACGCGATCAGTGGGGTGAGAACACGATGA